A region of Moorena producens PAL-8-15-08-1 DNA encodes the following proteins:
- a CDS encoding IS607 family transposase yields MHYRPHEFAKIAGVTVRTLQRWDISGKLVADRSLGNHRIYTQKHINQLKGLSRDHAKRLVVVYCRVSSPALKPELENQVKAMDTFCCASGIQIDEVIKEVGGGLNFKRKKFLNLIFRMLSGQISTIVVAHKDRLCRFAFELIVELANYCDCNIVVTNNESLSPQQEMVEDLMAIIHCFSCRLYGLRRSVQPIQENIDKNIDNPENCAKVEMEVQV; encoded by the coding sequence ATGCATTATCGTCCTCATGAATTCGCCAAAATCGCCGGTGTCACCGTTAGAACTCTCCAGCGTTGGGATATTTCGGGAAAATTGGTAGCCGATCGCAGCCTTGGCAATCATCGTATTTACACCCAGAAGCATATCAATCAACTTAAAGGTCTATCCCGTGATCATGCCAAGCGGCTGGTAGTTGTTTATTGTCGCGTATCATCCCCCGCTCTCAAACCCGAACTTGAAAACCAGGTCAAAGCTATGGATACCTTCTGCTGTGCTTCTGGAATTCAAATTGATGAAGTGATTAAAGAAGTCGGTGGTGGTCTTAATTTCAAACGTAAGAAGTTTCTAAACCTGATATTCCGTATGCTATCCGGACAGATTTCTACAATCGTCGTAGCTCACAAAGACCGTCTATGTAGGTTTGCCTTCGAGCTGATCGTTGAGTTAGCTAACTATTGTGATTGTAATATCGTTGTGACTAACAATGAGTCACTTAGTCCCCAACAAGAAATGGTGGAAGACCTGATGGCAATTATTCACTGTTTCTCTTGTCGGCTCTACGGTCTACGTCGATCTGTCCAACCAATTCAAGAAAATATTGACAAAAACATCGACAATCCGGAAAATTGCGCTAAAGTAGAAATGGAAGTACAAGTTTAA
- a CDS encoding Dabb family protein, with translation MIEHIILFKWKEDASPDAIALAMNGLLALKDQIPEIVELSCGENFSPLRSQGFQHALRVDN, from the coding sequence ATGATCGAGCATATTATTTTGTTCAAGTGGAAAGAAGACGCTTCACCGGATGCGATCGCATTAGCTATGAATGGACTCCTAGCTCTGAAAGACCAAATTCCTGAGATTGTAGAACTTTCCTGTGGAGAGAACTTTTCACCCCTCAGGTCTCAGGGATTTCAGCATGCTTTGAGAGTTGACAATTAG